From Aspergillus fumigatus Af293 chromosome 5, whole genome shotgun sequence, a single genomic window includes:
- a CDS encoding putative bZIP transcription factor, whose product MYTDPITLHPRQDMPYDLRPRALQWDGVMHGNSACALPPSINSAVPFPAAHMAAPQELLLLSPQAPADPGSSQGSPSELGAGGYPDVNTTSGEAKLMNRQSNCRQSQNREAQRRFRERREQERIQLRKRMEELRAENDALSRMLAEEKNATLKLEVDNEQLTKELETLRRRWQDVLRLMADMVQQEEEVVREGDSPSTWSSSSSSWSSSSRKEVQGLRSSIMMQMLVLLFDEKGESPSRTAMARMGGVVWGSRAMID is encoded by the exons ATGTACACGGACCCAATCACCCTCCATCCGCGGCAAGACATGCCGTACGATCTGCGTCCGCGCGCCCTACAATGGGATGGAGTCATGCATGGCAATTCTGCCTGCGCCCTGCCCCCGAGTATAAACAGCGCCGTGCCATTTCCCGCAGCTCATATGGCCGCCCCGCAGGAGCTGTTGTTGCTCTCGCCGCAAGCCCCGGCCGACCCCGGCTCGAGCCAGGGTTCGCCGAGCGAGCTGGGCGCTGGCGGTTATCCTGATGTGAATACTACTTCTGGT GAGGCAAAGCTGATGAACCGCCAGTCCAACTGCCGGCAATCGCAGAACCGCGAGGCGCAGCGCCGATTCCGCGAGCGCCGGGAACAGGAACGCATCCAGCTGCGGAAgcggatggaggagctgcggGCGGAGAACGACGCGCTGAGTCGGATGCTagccgaggagaagaatgcaaCTCTCAAGCTCGAGGTGGATAATGAGCAGTTAACAAAAGAGCTGGAGACGTTGCGCCGGCGGTGGCAGGATGTGCTACGGTTGATGGCGGATATGGTgcagcaggaggaggaggtggtgcgAGAGGGGGATTCGCCGTCGACTTGGTCTAGTAGCTCATCCTCATGGTCGTCTTCGTCGCGGAAGGAGGTGCAGGGCCTTAGGAGCTCGATTATGATGCAGATGCTGGTCTTGTTGTTTGACGAAAAGGGGGAGTCGCCTTCGCGGACGGCGATGGCTAGAATGGGGGGCGTTGTCTGGGGGTCCAGGGctatgattgattga